From one Humulus lupulus chromosome 8, drHumLupu1.1, whole genome shotgun sequence genomic stretch:
- the LOC133796068 gene encoding nuclear pore complex protein NUP50A-like yields the protein MGDAENALPPSKKRAAGREISRDNPGLDDDDDASEQESGTFKRASEEVLATRRIVKVRRQPSAPSSNPFAGIRLLPTAEAQAAGEKTVSGDVDGQPKTSAENEKGKDDENKQSEVQDNDAEVQVESKVEANTEGEVNAESAVEEKGSTAIDEVKPVTDNEPAPIEHKTENNDEKGGNDDKNDEKSGNDDKKDDKTENADPSVESTPLSSFQQLSSSQNAFTNLSGTGFSSSTFSFGSIAKDGSAFGTSSVSLFGSKTDQPSFGLGLTNNGNSSLFGTSSTSAVSKSEGSGFPSMQEVEVETGEENEEVAFNADSALYEFMEGGWKERGKGELKINVSKPAKDKARLLMRTKGNYRLILNASLFPDIKLTSMDKKGVSFACVNSNSEGAGGFSTYALKFKDPSVVEEFRGAVTAYKGKASTVLNTPENSPKASDE from the coding sequence ATGGGGGATGCGGAAAATGCTCTTCCACCCTCAAAGAAGAGGGCTGCAGGAAGGGAAATCTCTCGAGATAACCCAGGTCTTGATGATGACGATGATGCTTCCGAACAAGAAAGTGGAACATTCAAAAGAGCCAGTGAGGAGGTCTTGGCAACAAGAAGAATTGTCAAAGTTCGCCGCCAGCCCTCTGCTCCCTCTTCCAATCCTTTTGCAGGGATCAGGTTGCTTCCTACGGCAGAAGCACAAGCTGCTGGTGAGAAAACAGTTTCAGGTGATGTAGATGGACAGCCAAAAACCAGTGCTGAGAATGAGAAGGGTAAAGATGACGAAAATAAGCAGTCCGAAGTCCAGGATAATGATGCTGAGGTTCAAGTGGAGAGTAAGGTTGAGGCCAACACCGAGGGGGAGGTTAATGCAGAATCTGCTGTAGAGGAGAAAGGTAGTACTGCCATTGATGAAGTGAAACCTGTTACAGATAATGAACCAGCTCCAATCGAACATAAGACTGAAAACAACGATGAGAAGGGTGGGAATGACGATAAGAACGATGAGAAGAGTGGGAATGACGATAAGAAAGATGACAAGACTGAAAATGCAGACCCAAGTGTAGAAAGCACTCCTTTGAGCTCATTTCAACAGCTTTCAAGTAGCCAAAATGCTTTTACGAATCTTTCTGGAACTGGATTTTCCTCGTCTACATTTTCCTTTGGCTCTATTGCAAAGGATGGATCTGCATTTGGCACAAGTTCTGTTTCGCTTTTTGGATCAAAAACTGACCAACCTTCTTTTGGTCTTGGTCTCACTAACAATGGAAACTCTTCCCTTTTCGGCACGTCAAGCACATCTGCTGTATCTAAGAGTGAAGGAAGTGGTTTTCCATCAATGCAAGAGGTTGAAGTTGAGACAGGGGAAGAAAATGAGGAAGTTGCTTTCAATGCTGATTCTGCCTTGTATGAATTTATGGAGGGTGGCTGGAAAGAACGTGGAAAGGGTGAACTCAAGATCAACGTTTCAAAACCTGCCAAGGACAAGGCCAGACTTCTCATGAGAACAAAGGGAAATTACAGGCTAATCTTGAATGCTAGTCTTTTCCCAGACATAAAGCTCACAAGTATGGACAAGAAGGGCGTATCCTTTGCCTGTGTGAACAGTAATAGTGAAGGTGCAGGCGGTTTCTCTACATATGCTTTGAAATTCAAAGATCCCTCTGTAGTGGAAGAGTTTCGTGGGGCTGTAACTGCATACAAAGGGAAGGCTTCTACGGTTCTGAATACACCAGAGAATTCTCCCAAGGCTTCTGATGAGTGA
- the LOC133796058 gene encoding coatomer subunit beta'-2-like encodes MPLRLEIKRKLAQRSERVKSVDLHPTEPWILASLYSGTVCIWNYQSQTMAKSFEVTELPVRSAKFIARRQWVVAGADDMYIRVYNYNTMDKVKVFEAHTDYIRCVAVHPTLPYVLSSSDDMLIKLWDWEKGWICTQIFEGHSHYVMQVTFNPKDTNTFASASLDRTIKIWNLGSPDPNFTLDAHQKGVNCVDYFTGGDKPYLITGSDDHTAKVWDYQTKSCVQTLEGHTHNVSAVCFHPDLPIIITGSEDGTVRIWHSTTYRLENTLNYGLERVWAIGYMKGSRRVVIGYDEGTIMVKLGREVPVASMDNSGKIIWAKHNEIQTVNIRSVGADFEVTDGERLPLAVKELGTCDLYPQSLKHNPNGRFVVVCGDGEYIIFTALAWRNRSFGSALEFVWSTDGEYAVRESTSKIKLFSKTFQEKKSIRPTFSAERIYGGNLLAMCSNDFICFYDWSECRMIRRIDVNVKNLYWADSGDLVAIASDTSFYILKYNRDVVSSYLDSGRPVDEQGVEDAFELLHEMNERVRTGLWVGDCFIYNNSSWRLNYCVGGEVTTMFHLDRPMYLLGYLASQSRVYLIDKEFNVMGYTLLLSLIEYKTLVMRGDFERANQLLPSIPKEHHNSVAHFLESRGMVEEALEVATDPDYRFDLAIQLSRLDIAKEIASEVQSESKWKQLGELAMSTGKLEMAEECLKHAVDLSGLLLLYSSLGDAEGISELAVLAKEQGKNNVAFLCLFMLGRLEECLELLVESKRIPEAALMARSYLPSKVSEIVAIWRKDLNKVNPKAAESLADPEEYPNLFEDWQVALSVESKAAETRGVYPAAEEYLHHADKSHMTLVEAFRNLQVDEEELLENGDASYEFKVTEQNGEQIVEEHIVEEQNGEDGSQEEAVVVDADSTDGAVLVNGNEADEEWVLTPTH; translated from the exons ATG CCTCTCAGACTCGAAATTAAG AGGAAACTTGCTCAGAGATCAGAAAGAGTGAAGTCTGTGGATCTGCACCCGACAGAACCATG GATTTTGGCGAGTTTGTATTCAGGAACTGTGTGCATCTGGAATTACCAATCACAG ACCATGGCTAAATCTTTTGAGGTCACTGAGTTACCTG TTAGGTCAGCCAAATTTATCGCACGCAGGCAATGGGTTGTTGCTGGAGCTGATGACATGTATATTCGTGTGTACAATTACAATACAATGGATAAGGTTAAAGTATTTGAGGCACATACAGACTACATTAGGTGTGTGGCTGTTCATCCTACACTTCCATATGTGCTGTCATCGTCTGATGATATGCTCATTAAGCTCTGGGATTGGGAAAAGGGTTGGATTTGTACTCAGATTTTTGAAGGACATTCCCATTATGTAATGCAAGTTACTTTTAACCCAAAAGACACCAACACCTTTGCAAGTGCTTCGCTTGATCGCACCATTAAG ATTTGGAATCTGGGCTCAccagacccaaattttactttgGACGCTCATCAAAAGGGTGTGAATTGTGTTGATTACTTTACAGGTGGTGATAAGCCTTATCTAATCACGGGTTCTGATGATCACACTGCCAAG GTTTGGGATTATCAAACAAAAAGTTGTGTTCAGACCCTAGAGGGCCACACACACAATGTTTCTGCTGTATGTTTCCATCCCGATCTTCCGATAATAATAACAGGATCTGAGGATGGAACAGTTCGTATTTGGCACTCAACCACCTATAG GCTTGAGAACACATTAAATTATGGCCTCGAGAGAGTTTGGGCTATTGGATACATGAAAGGTTCACGCCG GGTTGTGATTGGTTATGATGAAGGGACTATTATGGTAAAACTTGGCCGTGAAGTGCCTGTTGCTAGTATGGACAACAGTGGAAAAATTATCTGGGCTAAGCATAATGAAATTCAGACTGTGAACATTAGGAGTGTGGGAGCAGATTTTGAG GTTACTGATGGAGAGAGATTGCCTTTGGCTGTTAAGGAGTTGGGTACCTGTGATCTTTACCCACAG AGTCTAAAACACAATCCAAATGGGAGGTTTGTAGTTGTATGTGGAGATGGTGAGTACATTATATTTACTGCTTTGGCATGGAGAAATCGATCTTTTGGTTCAGCTTTGGAGTTTGTGTGGTCCACTGATGGAGAATATGCTGTCAGAGAGAGTACTTCAAAGATTAAGCTTTTTAGTAAAACCTTCCAG GAAAAGAAGAGTATTCGACCAACCTTTTCAGCTGAGCGCATTTATGGTGGAAATTTATTGGCAATGTGCTCAAatgattttatttgtttttatgatTGGTCTGAATGCAGGATGATTCGGCGAATTGATGTCAATGTGAAA AACCTCTATTGGGCTGATAGTGGTGATTTGGTAGCTATTGCAAGTGATACATCGTTCTACATCCTGAAGTACAAT CGTGATGTGGTTTCTTCTTATTTGGATAGTGGAAGACCTGTAGATGAACAAGGTGTTGAAGATGCCTTTGAGCTTCTTCATGAAATGAATGAACGTGTTAGGACTGGTCTATGGGTTGGGGATTGTTTCATTTACAACAACTCCTCCTGGAGACTCAATTACTGTGTTGGTGGTGAG GTAACCACCATGTTTCATTTGGATCGGCCTATGTACTTGTTAGGTTATCTTGCTAGCCAAAGCAGGGTTTATCTCATCGACAAAGAGTTCAA TGTAATGGGGTACACGTTACTCCTCAGTTTAATTGAGTACAAAACTCTTGTAATGCGGGGAGACTTTGAAAGGGCCAATCAACTCTTGCCTTCGATTCCCAAAGAGCACCATAATAG TGTGGCACATTTCTTGGAATCGCGAGGTATGGTAGAAGAAGCACTTGAAGTGGCAACTGACCCTGATTACAGATTTGACTTAGCCATACAGCTTAGTAGACTTGATATTGCAAAG GAAATTGCCTCTGAAGTTCAAAGCGAGTCTAAATGGAAGCAATTAGGAGAGCTAGCAATGTCTACTGGGAAG TTAGAGATGGCTGAAGAGTGTTTGAAGCATGCTGTGGACTTAAGTGGTTTGCTACTGCTCTATTCTTCTTTAGGAGATGCTGAAGGGATATCAGAACTTGCAGTTCTTGCCAAAGAGCAAGGAAAGAATAACGTTGCATTCCTTTGTTTATTCATGTTGGGTCGTTTGGAAGAATGCCTTGAGTTGTTGGTGGAAAG TAAGCGGATACCTGAGGCTGCTTTAATGGCTCGATCTTATCTTCCAAGTAAGGTGTCAGAAATTGTAGCTATTTGGAGAAAAGATCTAAACAAG GTTAATCCTAAAGCTGCCGAGTCGTTGGCTGATCCGGAAGAGTATCCTAATCTGTTTGAGGATTGGCAAGTTGCTCTTTCTGTTGAGTCTAAAGCTGCAGAGACGAG GGGTGTTTACCCTGCTGCAGAGGAATATTTACACCATGCTGACAAGTCACACATGACCCTTGTTGAGGCCTTTAGGAACTTGCAAGTTGATGAAGAGGAACTTCTTGAAAATGGAGATGCAAGTTACGAG TTCAAGGTTACTGAGCAGAATGGTGAACAGATTGTTGAGGAACATATAGTTGAGGAACAGAATGGAGAAGATGGGAGTCAAGAGGAGGCTGTGGTGGTGGATGCTGATTCTACAGATGGTGCAGTACTCGTTAATGGTAACGAGGCTGACGAAGAGTGGG TGCTGACACCAACCCACTAG